The DNA window AGCAGACACAAGAGCTTTTTTCAAAGTCACAAAAGCTTCATGACAGTCTTTGGTGAACTCGAAAGATCTATTCTGCTCAAGTAAAGAGCAAAGAGGCTTGGAGATTTTTGAGAAATCTTTAATAAACCTCCTATAAAAACCTGCATGCCCCAAAAAACTTCGAATTCCTTTGACAGTAGTAGGAGGTGGCAGCTTCTCAATAACTTCAACTTTCGCTCTATCCACTTCAATGCCCTTGTTAGAAACTTTATGACCCAAAACAATTCCTTCTTGAACCATGAAATGGCATTTCTCCCAATTGAGAAATAAGTTCGTGTCTTCACATCTTGCTAAAACCTTCTACAAGTTAACTAAACAAGTGTCAAAAGACTCCCCAAATACCGAGAAGTCATCCATGAAGATCTCAAGAATGTTTTCCGCCATATCTGAAAAAAtcgccatcatacacctttgaaaagtgGCGGGGGCATTGCATAACCCAAATGGCATTCTCCGAAAGGCAAAGGTACCATATGGACAAgtgaatgttgttttctcttgGTCTTCCGGAGCTATGGCAATTTGATTATAGCCAGAATacccatcaaggaaacaatagAATTCTTTTCCCGCCAAACGATCAAGCATTTGATCAATAAATAGCAGCGGGAAATGATCTTTCCGCGTGGCCTTGTTCAACTTCCGATAGTCCATACAAACACGCCATCCCGTCACCGTTCTTGTAGGGATCAACTCATTGTTTTCATTAGCTACCACCGTGACTCCACCCTTTTTTGGAACACATTGAACTGGGCTTACCCAAGAACTGTTTGAAATGGGGTAAACGATGCCAAAGTCTAACCACTTGATTACCTCCTTTCTAACCACTTCCTTCATGATGGGGTTTAGCCGTCGCTGCTGCTCTACATAATGGTTGCACAAATCTTCCAACAGAATCTTATGCATGCAAATCGAAGGACTTATACCCTTGATGTCCGCCATGGTCCAACCAATGGCTcttttgtatttcttcaagaCATCAACTAACAAGCACTCTCTTTGGGCACCCAACATAGCAGAAATAATTACCGGCAAGGTCTCTCCATCTCCCAAATAAACATACTTCAAGTGACTAGGCAACGGCTTCAACTCCAACTCGGGTGGTTCTTGAATGGAAGGCTTAGGAGGCTTGAAATTGTTCTCTGACAACTCCAAAGATTCAAATGGCCTCCTAAACTTAGTGAAAGGCTGCTTTGACTCTACCCATGTAACTTTGATTTCTTCATCTTCACTTAAAGCTTCAAGCTCTTCAAGAGAACTTATCATCTTTTCCTCTTTCGAAGCTTCCTTGTGAAATTTTTCAGCAACAATAGAATCAATCACACTTATGCGAGAGCATTCCTCAATCTCATCCGGAAACCTCATGGCATTGAACACATTAAAAGTCACTTGTTGATCATTCACCCGCATAGTAAGTTCCCCTTTTTGCACATCAATCAAGGTCCTCCCGGTAGCAAGGAATGGCCTTCCCAAAATAATAGGAACTTCTCTATCCGCCTCATAATCAAGAATGATGAAATTGGCCGGAAAAATAAACTTATCAACTTGCACCAAGACATCTTCAATTTTTCCTTCCGGATGGGCCATGGAACGATCGGCCAATTGCAAAGTGACGGTGGTTggccttgcttctccaattcccaACTTCTTGAAAATAGACATGGGCATTAAATTAATACTAGCTCCCAAGTCACATAAGGCTCTACCCACATCTCTTCCGCCTATGGTACATGGGATTGTGAAACTTCCGGGATCTTTCAACTTAGGAGGAATTTTGCTCTTCAACATGGCGCTACACCCTTCCGTCAAAGCCACTGTTTCAAACTCACCTAGCCtccttttctttgtcaaaatgtcCTTCAAAAACTTTACATAGTTGGACATTTGCTCCAAAGCTTCCACTAATGGTATGTTGATGTGGAGCTGCTTtagaacatcaagaaatctTCGGAATTGACCATCTTCTTGCTGCTTTTTAAATCTTTGAGGGAATGGTGGGGGTGGCTTGCTAAGTAACTTTTCTGCTGCATTTTGATGAGGAATTGCTGCAGCATTTTCTTCAGGTTGCTCCTTTGCCATATTAGAAGGTTCAACATTTTTCTCTACTCGACTTTGGATTGAAGTGGGCTCATTTTTATCCTTAGCTTCTTCCTCGTTTGACTCCAGAACTTTACCACTCCTCAAGATTACCGCCTTGCAATGCTCTTTTCCATCTCTTCTTGGATTTTCAGTATCACTAGGCAAAGTACCTTGTGGCCTATTTCGAAGCTCATTAGCTAGTTGCCCAACTTGATTTTCTAGAGTTCTCATGGAGGTTGCTTGACTTTGGATCGCAGTGTCATTCTTCGCCATATAACTCTCAGTTCTTGTCATGAAATTTTCTGTCTTGGCCATGAAATCACGCATCATACTCTCAAGAGAACTTGTTTGGACACCTTGTTGTTGTCTTTGTTGAAAGGCTTGTTGAGAAAAACCAGGTGGAAAATTGGATCTAGGAAGCATAGATGAATTACTAGTACCAGCCCCTTGATTTCTGTATGCCAAGTTTGGGTGTTGCTTGTATGTTTGGTTGTAGGCATTCTGACTTCCCATGTAAAACACAGATGCAGGATTGAATGGGCAATTGTCAAAGGTATGAGCCTCACTACAAAAAACACAAGAAACCTCCTCAAGTTGTCCCACAGGTGAGGAAACATTCTGTTGACCCATTTGTTGACCCATGCTCATATTTTTGATCATATTTGACATAGAAGCAACTTGGGCAGATAAAGCAGTAATGGCATCAACTTCAAGAACACCGGCAACCTTCTTCCCCAAAGGTACTCTAGTAGTGGGCCACTGATAattgttgttggaaattctcTCAATAATATCATAGGCCTCATTATAGGACTTGGCAAGTAAAGCACCATTTGCCGAAGCATCAACCACCATTCGAGTATGAGCATTGAGACCGTTGTAAAATGTTTCCATTTGGATGCAATGAGGGATACCATGGTGAGGACATTTCCGCAACAActccttgaacctctcccatGCCTCATACAAAGACTCATCTTCAAATTGTTGAAAAGAAGTTATTTCCTTCCGGAGCTTGGCATTCTTAGTGGGAGGAAAATACTTCATCAAAAACCGCTCCGCTAATTCTTGCCAAGTTGTAACCGACGCAGAAGGCAAGGAGTTCAACCAAGCTCGGGCTTGATCTCTCAAAGAATAGGGGAACAACTTTAACCTCAAGGCATCCTCCGTAACTCCGGGCAAtttgaaagaatcactcacctccatAAATAGACGAAGGTGAAGGTGAGGATCTTCGGTGGGTATGCCACTAAACTGTCCCACAGTTTGAAGCATCTGGAACATAACTGGCTTCAACTCAAACTGTGGAGCTTGAATTTCTGGCCTAACAATGCCCGGATTGAGCTCATTGAAAAGAGGTGCTGCGTATTGTCGGATGATTTGATCTCTATCATCCACCATAATCACTGCATTTTGACCATTATTAGGGGCCATTTCCCCTTGAGCTCGTCGTCCATTTCCTTGGTCATCCATCAATTCTATTTCCCCTTGAGCCCTATGTTgagctcttcttctctctctgaaTGTGCGCTCAATTTCAGGATCAATAGGATATAGATCAATATTACAAATTCTTGGTACTCGTTCATAAAAAATTTCCACCTGCCAATGCACAAGAGTCACCAAAAATGAGTACAAAATAATAGACTAAATTGTAAGCTAATTGACaattacaataaaatatatttacagtccccggcaacggcgccaaaaacttgttgtgttAAAATTagatacgcaagtgcacgtagtcacaaacaagtaatacagtgATAAGTAAtgagtatcgtctccacaaggactgtgaaaataaaatttctattgcaAAAATTAATTACCAAGCAACAAgcctaaaaactaaaattaaatgatTTATGAATCAACTAAAGGAGTAAGAAAATAAGTAAATTAACTCAAAAGTAGATGcaagatgaaaataaaatttagttgTAAGCTTTTGAAATGTGAAAGGCTTGAACTATTGAATCCCCCTATGTTTAGCAAAAACTGTGCgtttttgctgcagcaaaaagTTAGCAAATCTTTAGCAAAAATCCCAGGTTAACAAGAACTCCATTAAAGTGCACAAAACTCTTCCAAATTTTATGCAATCAATCCTTGGACTTGTtcaaacatattcctatgccaagCAAGCTCAAGAATACCATTTCAAGCATAGTTCTCAATTGTTACACAAGGatataacatattcctatgttatttcaaatctaacctaaaaaagattaagaacttGTGTCATTCAAGCTAAGTCCATTACATTTAACCTTTCCAGAATTAAATATAACTCAATAATCAAGCTATTGGTGgccaaacaatatcaagaaattaGCAATACACACACTTGAATGAACATGAGAAGTTTTACTAAATATTTGCATAAGAAAATTACTCAACTAAACATAGGGTTCTTCAACAATTCAAACCATTAAAAAGTTTAGCTCATAGCTAACTTAAGAACCACCATTACAAGATAAAACTTAGACATAGAGTTTGAATGTTAagttaaagaaattaaaagagagaagaaagaaatagCAAACAATAATAGAGGAGTTTTCCAAAGGGATGGATGTTGAATCTTGTTGTGCTTCTCCTCATTCCTCTTTCCtccttcttcttattcttctttcaatcttctttttttttttctgtgtaaAAATGGCAGCTCCAAGTCTATTTTCGTTCAGCCCCTTTTTTCTCTAAATGGAGGCCCTCTTCTTTCTTCCCTCTCCTTAGGTTTTGTACCTTTTTGCCCCAAATAAACCCTACACATGTCATGTTGATAGCCTCTCCATGTAATAGCTCCAGCTACCACTCTTATATTGCCACgtcatctccacaaatgccacctcttttaatgaaatgccAACTCAccctttttctaagaaaataaaacacatCAGCCACAAATGCGCTTTGCACGGCAAAGAAAACTTCACAGAATTTCAGCAAAATTAAGAACATGACTAACTTGCTATTTTCTTTGCCAATTTATGCACAAGAGTTATTGATTTTAACTAACAACTTCAAAATACACACAAATACATAAATCACTGAAACTTTCACAAATTAAGAGACAAACATAATTTAAATGACAcacaattacataaaaaaaatgctTAAAGTGATATCAAATAACTCTTTACTCAAGAGTTATCATCCACCTAAGAATTCTTGATTGGTTGAgtgttttcaaaaacaaaatttgaatactattttgagttttaggctaaaaaatgaaaacaccatttttatgttttttgtattttcaaaGGGAAATTTCACTATTTGCCCTTAATAATATACCTCATATCAAAATATATACCCTAaactaatttgtacaaattaatgcctataattttaaaagttacCCAAATTACCCTTTAATAAAAATTTCCCTCTAACAGTTTCcttctcctctctctcttcccacTTCGGCTTCCCCAACCCCCCACCTACCTCCGAGAAACCCAACCAGCGTTCCTGACCTccattccctctctctctttccactTCGTCTTCCCCAACCTCCATTCCCTCTCCCTCGCCACAACGAAAGTCCGAGAACCCAAACCCACTTCCCCAACCTCCATTCCCTCTCCCTCCATTCCCTCTTCGTGTGCATCCAATCGACGAACCCACAACCCAGTCGAGGACGACAAAACAACGACCACAGAATCCAGTCGACACGCACCACCGTCCTCACGCACCACCGTCCTCAATCGACACCCACTTCAGTCAAAAaggtaccattttttttaaaaaaaaattgattttaaatGTTCAATTTTGCTATATTTTTGTGGATTACTTGATTACTTGTGATTTATCTTTGTTCATGTACATTCTGTGGATTCCTTTGATTCTGTGTATTATTTTTGGCGAAATTATATGTATGTACAGTGTTTGTCGACGAcatatcgataggatgtcgataggatgtcgacatTTAGGGTGTCTGTTTGAATTTAGCTGTTATTagtatgtcgataggatatcgtTGTATGTCGACAGGATGTCGATTAGTGGGGGGAAATGTATTTTCTGCCCTATATTGTCGACTActtgtcgacagtatgtcgatggtatgtcgattAATTTAACTTGTTGATTGTTAGGTTGtattgtcgactgaatgtcgactgtatgtcgacagtatgtcgatatattgtgtaatttttatttgtttgaattgtcgactgaatgtcgacaggatgtcgacattttgtcgacatAAATGTATTTTCTCTGCTTTTGAtaatgtcgacataatgtcgaggGTATGTCGACATATTGTCGACATGTTTGTTTTGAAATTCTTGTGTGCTTACTGTTAGATAATGTCGACTGaatatcgacatgatgtcgatgttatgtcgacaattttaaattttttagcagctttatttatttgtttttttgttttttcagatggctcccagactcattattccagcacccgagcatttcactggccgcgtcacatataggggcactggaatttttgcaaaaattaaagctcggtttgaggagttcaaccttaataacacggcgaaggaaagccgtttcgggagcttctggaatgccgtaccactgacattctcctcggtgttatttcaccagctgatgctccacaaaatgaaagtggatgctcaggaggagttgaggatgaggttttatgttggtcggaaggaggtccgattcggggtgctggagtttgcactcattacgggtttggacttctcctcggggccaacagaagaggagaaggctgcgcaggtcgcgcgctcggggtcagaccgattgatcaacaaatatttcaaccgGTCTGATAGTGTGAAGACAGAAGCACTCCAACTTCAGTTCACAAACTGCCAGAAcccggaagacttgtacaagctcggcttgtgcttgtttgtggagtcagtGCTTCTGGGCCGCGAGGCCAACGCGCTGATCACGCCTCACATCATTAGATATGTGGAAgacctcgagttcttcttccggattccttgggggaagcactcattcgccagactcatgcactcgcttcagaaagacatgttgaaacagaaggccaactacgagaagaagctgagttcggatgttcagcacgagtgcaaatacacagcatatggcttcgcacctgcagtccaatattgggcgtacgaggccattttggaggttggcaagaggtatggcacgaaccacgggattcggttccccaggatgcttagctggacgagcaaaggcgatattgggaagaaagacgtcagcgcattattttctagacgggtatgattttcacttatgttctgaataattatttaacataaatgctaaatggttttattttgatatttgttaaaccataaacagaatctggaagtggtgaaggggctacttccacggacagaggaggaggcatttgtgaggacaatatcttacgatggtgtggagAACCTGGTTGATGATGCTGTGGATGACACAGAGGCTGAGGCAGGTAGTCAGGTACCAGAGACTCAGGTCCCGTACACTCGGTGAAAGAGACACTCAGGTACCAATTTCTGGaacttttttttatgtctttattttttttgattttttttatatagtggaGGGTATATcgtatgcttaccgtatttttttgatatatattttttcaggc is part of the Cannabis sativa cultivar Pink pepper isolate KNU-18-1 chromosome 5, ASM2916894v1, whole genome shotgun sequence genome and encodes:
- the LOC133037959 gene encoding uncharacterized protein LOC133037959, whose translation is MAPRLIIPAPEHFTGRVTYRGTGIFAKIKARFEEFNLNNTAKESRFGSFWNAVPLTFSSVLFHQLMLHKMKVDAQEELRMRFYVGRKEVRFGVLEFALITGLDFSSGPTEEEKAAQVARSGSDRLINKYFNRSDSVKTEALQLQFTNCQNPEDLYKLGLCLFVESVLLGREANALITPHIIRYVEDLEFFFRIPWGKHSFARLMHSLQKDMLKQKANYEKKLSSDVQHECKYTAYGFAPAVQYWAYEAILEVGKRYGTNHGIRFPRMLSWTSKGDIGKKDVSALFSRRNLEVVKGLLPRTEEEAFVRTISYDGVENLVDDAVDDTEAEAGSQVPETQVPYTR